The genomic stretch GACCGGCCCGTCCAGGTGTCAGGAGCCTTCCGCGTCGGTCAGACGCTTGAACATGTGCACGTAGTCGTGCCCTCCTGGTATCCCCAGGGTCCGACCGGTCTCGACGTAACCGTGGCGCTGGTAGAAGGCCGGGGCCTGGAAGGTGGTGGACGAGACCGTGGCGCGGTCGCAACCGCGTCGAACCGCCTCCGCCTCGGCTGCTTCGAGGATCCGGCTTCCCCACCCGTGCCCGCGGCTGTCCTCGCGGACCCACAGCATGTCGACACCGCAGAGACCGCCCCACGTCCAAGCGGTGAGCCCGCCGATCAGTCCACCCGTGGCGTCGGTGACCCTGATCGAGATCGTGCCGCGGTCGGAGGCCCCCGTGGCGGCCGAGTTGAAGGCGGTCAGCTCCTTGGCCAGCCGGTCGCTGAGCTCCGCGTCACGCTCTCCGGTGGTGGTCACGGCCAGGCCGGCGGGGTGTTCAGTCGTCATTGCGCGGATATACCACCCTGGCGCAGCTCCGGACAACGTGACTGCCCGCCCCCGGCCGGGCTCACCCGGTGCGCACCGCGCGGCAGCCGGTGCCGGTTCCGGTGCCGAGGGTGCCTTCACGGACCGCCAGGTGGTGCGGGGCCCACAGCTCGGCGGAGGCGGCGTCGGCCTCGTCGCCGAGGCGGGCCATCAGGCGGTGGACTACCGGTTCGGCGATCATCGCCTTGTCCGGGGCGATCGTGGTGAGCGGCGGGGTCTGTGGCGGCCGACCTCGATGTCGTCGAACCCGGCCACCGCGATGTCCTGGGGGACGCGCACCCCGCGGGTCAGCAGGGTCCGGATGACGCCGAGGTCCAGCCGGTGGCCGGTGGCCGGTGGCGGTGGCGGCCGCGTCGTCGATGGCGGCGTGGGGCCGCAGGGGCTCTCGGCGACGCGCTCGCCGAGCAGTACCAGCGGGCTGGTGGCGTCCCGCCGGGCGAGGTCGGCGGGGGCCAGGGAGAGCGGGCTGAGGAGCACCCCGTCGAAGAGGGCCCCTGGCCCCGCGCATGATGAGCTCGCCCTCCCGCACGGGTTCGCCGTCGGTCTGGTCCACCTCCGGATTCCTGCCTCATGCGTCGGCCGCGAGGCCCTCCTCGGCCTTCACGGACGGAGGCGGAGGCTG from Actinacidiphila yeochonensis CN732 encodes the following:
- a CDS encoding substrate-binding domain-containing protein; its protein translation is MLLSPLSLAPADLARRDATSPLVLLGERVAESPCGPTPPSTTRPPPPPATGHRLDLGVIRTLLTRGVRVPQDIAVAGFDDIEVGRHRPRRSPRSPRTRR
- a CDS encoding GNAT family N-acetyltransferase encodes the protein MTTEHPAGLAVTTTGERDAELSDRLAKELTAFNSAATGASDRGTISIRVTDATGGLIGGLTAWTWGGLCGVDMLWVREDSRGHGWGSRILEAAEAEAVRRGCDRATVSSTTFQAPAFYQRHGYVETGRTLGIPGGHDYVHMFKRLTDAEGS